In a genomic window of Flavobacterium sp. KACC 22761:
- a CDS encoding M15 family metallopeptidase codes for MSQFVKFLFFAVFLFWNISSNAQNESYESAVKQEIPDTSFVNLKDFSKDFVYDMKYATADNFLKAKVYDCAECVLRMKTVKALIAANNDFKKKGFKIKLYDCYRPLSIQKRMWAIVSNPQYVADPKKGSIHNRGGAVDISIVDVNGKEVDMGTPFDFFGIEASHNYTALSKEVKANRKFLKKIMIKNGFNSFDSEWWHYNLKTGLNDKVSDQNWKCE; via the coding sequence ATGTCGCAATTTGTAAAATTCTTGTTTTTTGCTGTTTTTCTCTTTTGGAACATTTCTTCAAATGCACAAAATGAATCCTATGAAAGCGCAGTAAAACAAGAAATTCCCGATACTTCTTTTGTCAATTTAAAAGATTTCAGCAAAGATTTTGTTTACGATATGAAATACGCGACAGCTGATAATTTTCTGAAAGCAAAAGTTTATGATTGTGCCGAATGTGTTTTGAGAATGAAAACTGTCAAAGCATTAATTGCGGCAAATAATGATTTTAAAAAGAAAGGTTTCAAAATCAAACTTTATGATTGTTACAGGCCTTTGTCGATTCAAAAAAGAATGTGGGCCATTGTCTCAAACCCGCAGTATGTGGCCGATCCAAAAAAAGGCTCCATCCACAATAGAGGAGGAGCCGTTGATATTTCAATAGTTGATGTCAATGGAAAAGAAGTTGATATGGGAACTCCTTTTGATTTTTTTGGAATCGAGGCCAGCCATAATTATACCGCACTTTCAAAAGAAGTGAAGGCAAACCGAAAGTTTTTGAAAAAAATAATGATCAAAAATGGTTTCAATTCATTTGATTCAGAATGGTGGCATTATAATCTAAAAACAGGTTTGAATGACAAAGTATCTGATCAAAACTGGAAATGCGAATAA
- a CDS encoding fatty acid desaturase family protein: MEKLKRPVYVKAGHDDFFKKLRTEVNETVLQNSSLYLLNIIKSLGLVFLFFLFYACILLFGNSTPLLFLFYILCGFTMIVLFINAFHDAAHGALFKKQKYNEYFMYVLELFGSNHWLWTRRHINLHHAYPNVPDWDVDIKQSDIIRIFPNSPLFNYHKYQHIYMWFIYPLYSLNWLYIRDFKDFFGTKNNYVKKVVEKIPTHEIYRLFAAKIINLIYMLFIPMLLLNQPWYIVLYGWLAMHLCGSALGVVALVSTHVDEDAHFPQTDEDGNLSATWAMHQMIVTKDFSTNSKLANFLYGGFTHHVAHHLFPGVGHTYYPYITPIIMRYAKEYDLPYTSYPFYHAIRSHFRMLRDKGIQENILLTGEI, translated from the coding sequence ATGGAAAAATTAAAACGCCCAGTTTACGTTAAAGCGGGCCATGATGATTTTTTTAAAAAGTTGCGTACTGAAGTAAACGAAACTGTTTTGCAAAATTCATCATTGTATCTGCTAAACATTATTAAGTCTCTTGGACTTGTATTTCTCTTTTTTTTATTTTATGCCTGTATTTTGCTGTTCGGAAACAGTACTCCGTTGTTATTCCTCTTCTATATTTTGTGCGGTTTTACCATGATCGTACTTTTTATAAATGCATTTCATGATGCCGCTCACGGAGCACTTTTTAAGAAGCAAAAATACAATGAGTATTTTATGTACGTTTTGGAGCTTTTTGGAAGCAATCACTGGCTTTGGACGCGTCGTCACATCAATCTTCATCATGCTTATCCAAATGTGCCAGATTGGGATGTTGACATTAAACAAAGTGACATCATCAGGATTTTTCCAAACAGTCCGCTGTTTAATTATCACAAATACCAGCATATTTATATGTGGTTTATTTATCCACTTTATAGTTTGAATTGGCTGTATATTCGTGATTTTAAAGACTTTTTTGGGACAAAAAATAATTATGTAAAAAAAGTTGTCGAAAAAATTCCGACACACGAAATCTATAGATTGTTTGCAGCAAAAATCATCAATTTGATTTACATGCTTTTTATTCCGATGCTTCTTTTAAACCAACCTTGGTATATCGTTTTATACGGTTGGTTGGCCATGCACTTATGCGGAAGCGCTTTAGGAGTTGTTGCGCTTGTATCGACGCACGTTGATGAAGATGCTCATTTTCCGCAAACTGATGAAGACGGAAATCTTTCTGCAACTTGGGCAATGCATCAAATGATTGTGACCAAAGATTTCAGTACAAACAGCAAGTTGGCTAATTTTTTATATGGAGGCTTTACACACCACGTAGCGCATCATTTGTTTCCTGGGGTGGGACATACGTATTATCCTTATATTACGCCGATAATTATGCGTTATGCAAAAGAATATGATCTCCCTTATACTTCGTATCCATTTTATCATGCGATACGCTCTCATTTTAGAATGTTGAGAGACAAAGGAATTCAGGAAAATATACTGTTGACAGGGGAGATTTAA